A single window of Zea mays cultivar B73 chromosome 10, Zm-B73-REFERENCE-NAM-5.0, whole genome shotgun sequence DNA harbors:
- the LOC100274106 gene encoding argininosuccinate synthase isoform X1 — protein MASARGPCGISVRSDFSSACLIHKAGAPSNSVSGVMAVQVHRHRNKVRNGQAIRCAMATGKEQGAISTASSGDQTKGGLRGKLNKVVLAYSGGLDTSVIVPWLRENYGCEVVCFTADVGQGAIELEGLEKKAKASGACQLVVKDLKEEFVSEYIYPCLRAGAVYERKYLLGTSMARPVIAKAMVDVAKEVGADAVAHGCTGKGNDQVRFELTFYALNPELKVVAPWREWDITGREDAIEYAKKHNVPVPVSKKSIYSRDRNLWHLSHEGDILEDPANEPKEDMYMMSIAPENAPSKPEYLEIGIIAGVPVSINGRDLSPASLLAELNEIGGKHGIGRIDMVENRLVGMKSRGVYETPGGTIMAAAVRELESLTLDRETMQWKDIIALKYAELVYAGRWFDPLRQSFDAFMEKVTATTTGSVTLKLYKGSVNVASRKSPYSLYREDISSFENGEIYNQADAEGFIRLYGLPTRVRAMLEKGI, from the exons ATGGCGTCGGCGCGAGGACCTTGCG GAATTAGTGTCCGTTCTGACTTCAGTTCAGCCTGCCTTATTCACAAG GCTGGAGCCCCATCGAATTCTGTTTCTGGCGTGATGGCTGTTCAGGTTCACCGCCACCGTAACAAGGTCCGCAATGGCCAAG CTATCAGGTGTGCAATGGCAACTGGAAAAGAGCAGGGTGCAATTTCCACTGCCAGTAGCGGTGATCAAACCAAGGGCGGTTTGCGTGGAAAATTAAACAAAGTTGTTTTAGCTTATAGTGGTGGTTTGGATACATCCGTTATTGTTCCATGGCTCAG GGAGAACTATGGTTGTGAAGTCGTTTGTTTCACTGCTGATGTTGGCCAG GGTGCCATTGAATTGGAAGGGTTGGAGAAGAAGGCAAAAGCCAGTGGTGCATGTCAGCTTGTTGTGAAGGACCTCAAAGAAGAATTTGTTAGTGAATATATATACCCCTGCCTGCGTGCAGGTGCAGTTTATGAAAGAAAGTATCTGCTTGGGACTTCGATGGCTAGGCCTGTTATTGCTAAG GCAATGGTTGATGTTGCCAAGGAAGTTGGTGCGGATGCAGTTGCCCATGGTTGCACTGGAAAAGGCAATGATCAG GTTCGCTTTGAGCTTACATTCTATGCTTTAAATCCTGAACTTAAAGTGGTGGCACCTTGGAGGGAGTGGGATATCACAGGACGTGAAGATGCTATTGAATATGCAAAGAAACATAATGTACCTGTTCCAGTTTCAAAGAAATCAATATACAGCCGAGACCGAAACTTGTGGCACCTTAGCCATGAG GGTGACATCCTGGAGGACCCAGCAAATGAGCCAAAGGAAGATATGTATATGATGTCGATTGCTCCAGAAAATGCGCCCTCGAAACCTGA GTATTTGGAGATTGGTATCATTGCTGGTGTTCCTGTTTCAATCAATGGCCGAGACCTCTCACCAGCATCCCTCCTCGCGGAGCTCAATGAAATCGGTGGAAAGCATGGGATTGGGCGTATCGACATGGTGGAAAACAGGCTGGTCGGCATGAAGTCACGTGGGGTCTATGAGACCCCCGGTGGCACCATCATGGCAGCCGCGGTACGCGAGTTGGAGTCCCTGACCCTGGACAGGGAGACCATGCAGTGGAAGGACATCATTGCCCTCAAGTACGCCGAGCTGGTCTATGCTGGCCGCTGGTTTGACCCGCTCCGGCAGTCCTTTGATGCCTTCATGGAGAAGGTTACCGCGACGACCACTGGTTCAGTGACCCTGAAGCTGTACAAGGGTTCCGTGAACGTCGCGTCCCGGAAGAGCCCCTACAGCCTGTACAGGGAAGATATCTCCTCGTTTGAGAACGGGGAGATCTACAACCAAGCTGACGCCGAGGGGTTCATCAGGCTGTACGGCCTACCGACACGGGTCCGGGCGATGCTGGAGAAGGGTATCTGA
- the LOC100274106 gene encoding argininosuccinate synthase → MAVQVHRHRNKVRNGQAIRCAMATGKEQGAISTASSGDQTKGGLRGKLNKVVLAYSGGLDTSVIVPWLRENYGCEVVCFTADVGQGAIELEGLEKKAKASGACQLVVKDLKEEFVSEYIYPCLRAGAVYERKYLLGTSMARPVIAKAMVDVAKEVGADAVAHGCTGKGNDQVRFELTFYALNPELKVVAPWREWDITGREDAIEYAKKHNVPVPVSKKSIYSRDRNLWHLSHEGDILEDPANEPKEDMYMMSIAPENAPSKPEYLEIGIIAGVPVSINGRDLSPASLLAELNEIGGKHGIGRIDMVENRLVGMKSRGVYETPGGTIMAAAVRELESLTLDRETMQWKDIIALKYAELVYAGRWFDPLRQSFDAFMEKVTATTTGSVTLKLYKGSVNVASRKSPYSLYREDISSFENGEIYNQADAEGFIRLYGLPTRVRAMLEKGI, encoded by the exons ATGGCTGTTCAGGTTCACCGCCACCGTAACAAGGTCCGCAATGGCCAAG CTATCAGGTGTGCAATGGCAACTGGAAAAGAGCAGGGTGCAATTTCCACTGCCAGTAGCGGTGATCAAACCAAGGGCGGTTTGCGTGGAAAATTAAACAAAGTTGTTTTAGCTTATAGTGGTGGTTTGGATACATCCGTTATTGTTCCATGGCTCAG GGAGAACTATGGTTGTGAAGTCGTTTGTTTCACTGCTGATGTTGGCCAG GGTGCCATTGAATTGGAAGGGTTGGAGAAGAAGGCAAAAGCCAGTGGTGCATGTCAGCTTGTTGTGAAGGACCTCAAAGAAGAATTTGTTAGTGAATATATATACCCCTGCCTGCGTGCAGGTGCAGTTTATGAAAGAAAGTATCTGCTTGGGACTTCGATGGCTAGGCCTGTTATTGCTAAG GCAATGGTTGATGTTGCCAAGGAAGTTGGTGCGGATGCAGTTGCCCATGGTTGCACTGGAAAAGGCAATGATCAG GTTCGCTTTGAGCTTACATTCTATGCTTTAAATCCTGAACTTAAAGTGGTGGCACCTTGGAGGGAGTGGGATATCACAGGACGTGAAGATGCTATTGAATATGCAAAGAAACATAATGTACCTGTTCCAGTTTCAAAGAAATCAATATACAGCCGAGACCGAAACTTGTGGCACCTTAGCCATGAG GGTGACATCCTGGAGGACCCAGCAAATGAGCCAAAGGAAGATATGTATATGATGTCGATTGCTCCAGAAAATGCGCCCTCGAAACCTGA GTATTTGGAGATTGGTATCATTGCTGGTGTTCCTGTTTCAATCAATGGCCGAGACCTCTCACCAGCATCCCTCCTCGCGGAGCTCAATGAAATCGGTGGAAAGCATGGGATTGGGCGTATCGACATGGTGGAAAACAGGCTGGTCGGCATGAAGTCACGTGGGGTCTATGAGACCCCCGGTGGCACCATCATGGCAGCCGCGGTACGCGAGTTGGAGTCCCTGACCCTGGACAGGGAGACCATGCAGTGGAAGGACATCATTGCCCTCAAGTACGCCGAGCTGGTCTATGCTGGCCGCTGGTTTGACCCGCTCCGGCAGTCCTTTGATGCCTTCATGGAGAAGGTTACCGCGACGACCACTGGTTCAGTGACCCTGAAGCTGTACAAGGGTTCCGTGAACGTCGCGTCCCGGAAGAGCCCCTACAGCCTGTACAGGGAAGATATCTCCTCGTTTGAGAACGGGGAGATCTACAACCAAGCTGACGCCGAGGGGTTCATCAGGCTGTACGGCCTACCGACACGGGTCCGGGCGATGCTGGAGAAGGGTATCTGA